One Oleidesulfovibrio alaskensis DSM 16109 genomic region harbors:
- a CDS encoding OmpP1/FadL family transporter translates to MKRHFLTAALGLCLLLAGAQSVMAAGFALYEWSARGNALGGTLVGRADDASAVAFNPAGITQIDGTQIQVGFSAISPMADLVYNGQSTKGADNTWLPPHAYIAHKLNDDWAIGLGVYSRFGLGTEYEKARWPGAANIYYAAIETVSFAPVLSYRLTDTISIGGGIEFVHVGLDMRKHVGSPAGPDGRLDASGDGVGFNFGVHWKPNDQWRVGLSYKSQVEIGASGTQKFNPAIPGVLPAKTGVSGTVVLPDMIAAGVTYYPMPNLSIEVGAMLTRWSTYNEFALEFDDPVAFSTEKVDEKTGTT, encoded by the coding sequence ATGAAGCGACATTTTCTCACTGCTGCTCTCGGCCTGTGTCTGCTGCTGGCCGGAGCGCAATCGGTCATGGCTGCCGGTTTTGCTCTGTACGAATGGAGTGCCCGCGGTAACGCTCTGGGCGGCACCCTTGTGGGACGTGCCGACGATGCTTCTGCCGTTGCGTTCAACCCGGCCGGTATCACACAGATTGACGGCACCCAGATTCAGGTCGGCTTCAGCGCCATCAGCCCTATGGCCGATCTGGTCTACAACGGGCAGAGCACCAAAGGCGCCGACAACACATGGCTGCCTCCGCATGCCTACATTGCTCATAAACTCAATGACGACTGGGCCATAGGTCTTGGCGTGTACAGCCGTTTCGGGCTGGGCACGGAATATGAAAAAGCCAGATGGCCCGGTGCCGCCAATATTTATTACGCTGCCATAGAAACTGTCTCGTTTGCTCCGGTGCTTTCGTATCGTCTTACAGACACCATCTCCATCGGCGGCGGCATTGAATTTGTCCATGTGGGGCTGGATATGCGCAAGCATGTCGGCAGCCCTGCCGGTCCCGACGGCAGACTGGATGCCTCCGGTGACGGTGTGGGCTTCAACTTTGGTGTGCACTGGAAGCCTAACGACCAGTGGCGTGTGGGCCTCAGCTACAAAAGCCAGGTGGAAATCGGTGCTTCCGGCACCCAGAAGTTCAACCCTGCCATACCGGGCGTGCTGCCTGCCAAGACCGGCGTCAGCGGCACTGTTGTACTGCCTGACATGATAGCGGCCGGTGTTACCTATTACCCCATGCCCAACCTCAGCATTGAAGTTGGCGCTATGCTGACCCGCTGGAGCACCTACAACGAGTTCGCGCTGGAATTCGATGATCCTGTGGCCTTTTCCACTGAAAAGGTTGATGAAAAAACTGGGACGACGTGA
- a CDS encoding response regulator, whose translation MAECALPRVLAIDDESSVRQSLAIFFEDCGYEVLEASDGYEGIETALRERPDVILVDLRMPGIDGIEVLRRLSSELPDTPAIAVSGVGVLEQALEAMRSGAWDFISKPVEDFEVLRKAVESARERADRKRRKRGYHQHLEREVAARTRELAMAKEEAELASRAKSQFLANMSHELRTPLNGIIGLTDLLLCAPAGGDHREYLEMVKQAGQELLTIVNNLLDMSSIEACRLVLRETPFSLRESVGEVKRILEIQARWKNLDFAVFFDDGIPDLFVGDAGRLKQILSNLLVNAIKYTDKGGVSLRVSSAPCTAGDTVRLCFYVQDTGVGIDPEKRETIFEPFVLGESFMTKKSGGAGLGLAISRELARKMGGDVHASRCAEGGSLFECIVELRKCEEEAPVAAEKTCPLARTSKPLRILLAEDDIINRKLAVFFFEKMGHAVRAVGTGIEVLQALAQEPFDLILMDIQMPDMDGVEATRAIRSAQGGRIRSDIPIIAMTAHAMKGDKERFLTAGMDGYVSKPVDFPALMQRIEALSQQQSKL comes from the coding sequence ATGGCTGAGTGTGCTCTTCCCCGCGTGCTGGCTATAGATGACGAGTCTTCCGTCCGGCAGAGTCTGGCGATTTTTTTTGAAGACTGCGGTTACGAGGTGCTGGAGGCGTCTGACGGCTATGAAGGCATTGAAACCGCTCTGCGTGAACGGCCCGATGTCATTCTGGTAGATTTGCGCATGCCCGGCATTGACGGCATAGAGGTGCTGCGCAGGCTTTCTTCCGAACTTCCCGATACTCCCGCCATTGCCGTTTCCGGCGTGGGCGTGCTTGAACAGGCTCTTGAAGCCATGCGCAGCGGCGCGTGGGATTTCATTTCCAAGCCTGTCGAAGATTTTGAAGTGCTCAGAAAGGCCGTGGAATCCGCCCGCGAACGGGCGGACCGCAAACGCCGCAAGCGGGGCTACCACCAGCATCTTGAACGGGAGGTGGCGGCAAGAACCCGGGAACTGGCCATGGCCAAGGAAGAGGCGGAACTGGCCAGCAGGGCCAAGTCGCAGTTTCTTGCCAACATGAGCCACGAACTGCGTACACCGCTTAACGGGATAATCGGGCTTACCGATCTGCTGCTGTGCGCCCCCGCCGGCGGCGACCACCGTGAATATCTTGAAATGGTAAAGCAGGCGGGTCAGGAACTGCTGACCATTGTCAATAATCTTCTGGATATGTCCAGCATTGAGGCCTGCCGTCTGGTGCTGCGCGAAACGCCTTTTTCGCTGCGCGAAAGCGTGGGCGAGGTCAAGCGCATTCTCGAAATTCAGGCCAGATGGAAAAACCTCGATTTTGCAGTGTTTTTTGATGACGGGATTCCCGATCTGTTTGTGGGTGATGCAGGCAGGCTGAAGCAGATACTGAGCAATCTGCTGGTCAACGCCATAAAGTATACCGATAAAGGGGGCGTATCGCTGCGCGTCTCTTCTGCACCGTGCACTGCCGGTGATACAGTCAGGTTATGCTTTTATGTGCAGGATACCGGAGTGGGGATTGATCCGGAAAAGCGCGAGACCATATTTGAGCCGTTTGTTCTCGGCGAAAGTTTTATGACCAAAAAGAGCGGCGGAGCAGGGCTGGGGCTGGCTATTTCGCGCGAACTGGCCCGTAAAATGGGGGGGGATGTGCACGCGTCACGCTGCGCCGAAGGCGGCAGCCTGTTTGAGTGCATCGTCGAGCTGCGTAAATGTGAAGAAGAAGCGCCTGTGGCAGCCGAAAAAACATGTCCGCTTGCGAGAACGTCCAAGCCGCTGCGTATTCTGCTGGCGGAGGACGATATAATAAACCGTAAACTTGCCGTGTTCTTTTTTGAAAAAATGGGTCATGCCGTAAGGGCTGTGGGCACCGGTATAGAAGTGCTGCAGGCGCTTGCGCAGGAACCTTTTGATCTGATTCTCATGGATATCCAGATGCCGGATATGGACGGTGTGGAGGCTACCCGCGCCATCCGCAGCGCGCAGGGCGGCAGAATCAGATCTGATATCCCCATCATTGCCATGACGGCCCATGCCATGAAGGGCGACAAAGAGCGTTTTCTTACTGCCGGTATGGACGGATATGTTTCAAAGCCGGTGGACTTTCCTGCGCTGATGCAGCGCATTGAAGCTCTTTCGCAGCAGCAATCGAAGCTGTAG
- a CDS encoding response regulator — MSYESVTVLVVDDEEMVRENLEAYLEDEGFKVATAGSGEEALELLASVSPHVGIIDMRLPGMSGNDFIIKAHAVNPALRYLIHTGSTNYKLPVEVMNVGVTHEDIYIKPLQNMDMLVRGIDRLLAK; from the coding sequence ATGTCTTACGAGTCTGTCACCGTTCTTGTCGTTGATGACGAAGAGATGGTGCGTGAAAATCTGGAGGCCTACCTTGAGGACGAAGGCTTTAAGGTGGCTACTGCCGGAAGCGGCGAAGAAGCTCTGGAACTGCTGGCTTCTGTCTCTCCGCATGTGGGCATCATAGACATGCGGCTGCCGGGCATGAGCGGCAACGACTTCATTATCAAAGCCCATGCCGTCAATCCTGCGTTACGGTACCTCATCCATACCGGTTCTACCAACTACAAGCTGCCGGTAGAGGTGATGAATGTCGGTGTAACCCATGAAGATATCTATATAAAGCCTTTGCAGAATATGGATATGCTGGTACGGGGCATTGATCGCCTGCTGGCAAAATGA
- the priA gene encoding replication restart helicase PriA, producing the protein MNENLRIVSVSLMAPPYTTLHYRLPEWLPEDMWCAGLRVAVPLGARGTLRAGVIAACGCAPDTVPQGVELKAVLWPLEFVPLLGEEYLEMVRQLAVRQMVPPGQILGMLLPAGLRSAGVRLRVRAGGRPRTLRLRDIAKMADSERHVLASHWSAGRVEVLEPETDEAENDICHVTADPPWPVRPAARRQTEVLEYLWENGPVSRRRMLHDLGTGAQTPLLTLAERGLVHVGPLDAEQAEVCGCGIDSACHTEAFENQLFELTDAQQAALRACTDAVESDSAETRLLFGITGSGKTAVYLELARACLEKGLSVMLLAPEVALACKLYRDVQLRFPGLPAVLYHGYQSAHEREQQFLNLAAQAREGRPVLIAGTRSALFLPVASLGAVVLDEEHDASFKQDERLSYQAKEVAWFRVAQSKGALVLGSATPDVKTFHAVREGHMPGIVLSERVGGGTLPAVELVNIKDNAVKETILAPQTLTRIKETVTRGEQAVILLNRRGYAPLMYCLDCGSVARCPECEIGLTYHKGRERLVCHYCGHSVPFPSPCAKCRGVHYLPMGEGTEKLEETLSTMLPHGKKVLRLDRDSTRRPGRMEQILAAFAREESSILVGTQMLSKGHHFPSVTLAVVADGDIGLNMPDYRATERTFQLLVQAAGRAGRGERPGSVIIQTRDPAHYCWDYIRNCDYEGFFEKELEARRKRRYPPFVKLALIRLSYPMDWPQGQDRVNALASAVRASGRELGVSVLGPAPAPLPVLRGRRRFQCLLKASDWKTIRMLFHAARQGVPASSRLRLSLDLDPVNML; encoded by the coding sequence ATGAATGAAAATCTGCGTATAGTTTCAGTGTCGCTTATGGCTCCGCCGTATACCACGCTGCATTACAGGCTGCCGGAGTGGCTGCCCGAAGATATGTGGTGCGCGGGGTTGCGGGTGGCTGTGCCGCTGGGGGCGCGCGGTACCCTGCGTGCGGGGGTTATCGCTGCATGCGGTTGCGCTCCGGACACCGTGCCGCAGGGCGTTGAGCTGAAGGCGGTACTCTGGCCGCTGGAGTTTGTTCCTCTGCTGGGCGAAGAGTATCTGGAAATGGTCCGCCAGCTTGCCGTGCGCCAGATGGTGCCCCCCGGACAGATTCTGGGCATGCTGCTGCCTGCAGGGCTGCGCAGCGCCGGTGTGCGTCTGCGCGTGCGTGCCGGAGGCAGACCCCGTACGCTGCGGCTGCGCGATATTGCAAAAATGGCTGACTCCGAGCGCCATGTGCTGGCCTCGCACTGGAGTGCGGGCAGGGTGGAAGTGCTGGAACCGGAAACTGACGAGGCGGAGAATGACATATGCCATGTGACTGCAGATCCGCCGTGGCCGGTACGTCCGGCGGCCAGACGTCAGACAGAAGTGCTCGAATATCTGTGGGAGAACGGACCTGTTTCGCGGCGACGCATGCTGCATGATTTGGGTACAGGTGCACAGACGCCTCTGCTGACGCTGGCGGAACGGGGTCTTGTGCATGTGGGGCCGCTTGATGCAGAGCAGGCGGAAGTTTGCGGATGCGGTATTGACAGCGCGTGTCACACTGAGGCGTTTGAGAATCAGCTTTTTGAGCTGACTGATGCGCAGCAGGCGGCGTTGCGGGCCTGCACTGACGCTGTGGAGTCAGACAGCGCGGAAACCCGTCTGCTCTTCGGCATCACCGGCAGCGGTAAAACCGCCGTGTATCTGGAACTGGCCCGGGCCTGTCTGGAAAAAGGGCTGTCCGTCATGCTGCTTGCGCCTGAAGTGGCGCTGGCCTGTAAATTGTACCGCGATGTGCAGCTGCGCTTTCCCGGTCTGCCTGCTGTGCTGTATCACGGGTACCAGTCCGCGCATGAACGGGAGCAGCAGTTTCTCAACCTAGCGGCACAGGCGCGCGAAGGCCGTCCGGTGCTCATAGCGGGAACGCGTTCCGCTTTGTTTCTGCCGGTGGCGTCGCTCGGGGCCGTGGTGCTTGATGAAGAACATGATGCCTCGTTCAAACAGGATGAACGGCTGTCGTATCAGGCCAAGGAAGTGGCATGGTTTCGTGTGGCCCAGTCAAAAGGGGCGCTGGTGCTGGGGTCTGCGACTCCGGACGTGAAGACCTTTCACGCCGTGCGCGAAGGACACATGCCCGGCATTGTCCTCAGCGAGCGGGTGGGCGGTGGTACGCTGCCGGCCGTGGAACTTGTTAACATCAAAGATAACGCGGTTAAAGAGACCATTCTGGCACCGCAGACGCTGACACGCATCAAAGAGACTGTGACCCGGGGAGAGCAGGCGGTCATACTGCTCAACAGGCGGGGCTATGCTCCGTTGATGTATTGTCTGGACTGCGGCAGCGTGGCCCGCTGTCCGGAGTGCGAGATAGGACTGACCTATCATAAGGGACGCGAACGGCTGGTATGCCACTACTGCGGACATTCTGTCCCGTTTCCTTCGCCATGCGCCAAGTGCAGAGGCGTTCACTATCTGCCTATGGGGGAAGGTACCGAAAAACTGGAAGAAACTCTTTCCACCATGCTTCCCCACGGGAAAAAGGTACTGCGGCTGGACAGAGACAGCACCCGCAGGCCCGGCCGGATGGAGCAGATTCTGGCGGCATTTGCCAGAGAAGAGTCCAGCATTCTGGTGGGTACCCAGATGCTTTCCAAAGGGCATCACTTTCCCTCCGTCACGCTGGCGGTGGTGGCTGACGGCGATATCGGGCTTAATATGCCGGACTACAGAGCCACTGAAAGAACGTTTCAGCTGCTGGTACAGGCTGCCGGCAGAGCAGGCAGAGGAGAACGTCCCGGCAGTGTCATCATACAGACCCGCGACCCTGCACACTACTGCTGGGATTATATACGTAACTGCGATTATGAAGGTTTTTTTGAAAAAGAACTTGAAGCAAGACGCAAACGCAGATATCCGCCTTTTGTCAAACTGGCGCTTATCCGTCTGAGCTATCCCATGGACTGGCCGCAGGGGCAGGACCGTGTGAATGCGCTGGCTTCCGCAGTGCGGGCTTCCGGCCGCGAGCTGGGAGTCTCTGTTCTGGGGCCTGCTCCGGCGCCGCTGCCTGTGCTGCGGGGGCGCAGAAGGTTTCAGTGTCTGCTGAAGGCGTCCGACTGGAAGACCATCCGCATGCTCTTTCATGCCGCCCGTCAGGGGGTGCCTGCCTCGTCCCGGCTGCGCCTGAGTCTCGACCTTGATCCCGTGAATATGCTGTAA
- the galU gene encoding UTP--glucose-1-phosphate uridylyltransferase GalU, with translation MLIRKVVIPVAGWGTRSLPATKNIPKEMLPVYNKPVVQYVVEEAMRSGLTDVVFVTNRDKTIIEDHFDYNLQLESVLERAGKTEMLRQVREVAEMVNIHSVRQKRQLGLGHAVLCAREVVHNEPFAVMVGDDLQFGMEPGIQQLINVAVAERLPVVGVMEVPADKVSRYGIISGEEISPGIFRVHDLVEKPAVSEAPSRLAIVGRYILTPDIFKVLENLSPGHGGEIQLTDGLKVLAQGRGLLAVKLRGMRFDAGDWAEYLTANIYFALQEEDLRDELVERLRPLLPFKC, from the coding sequence ATGCTGATACGCAAAGTAGTCATTCCCGTTGCCGGCTGGGGCACGCGTTCGCTGCCTGCCACTAAAAACATTCCCAAGGAAATGCTGCCCGTCTATAACAAGCCCGTGGTGCAGTATGTGGTGGAAGAGGCCATGCGCTCCGGCCTGACAGATGTTGTTTTTGTGACCAACCGTGACAAAACCATCATCGAAGATCACTTTGACTATAACCTGCAGCTTGAAAGTGTGCTGGAGCGCGCCGGCAAGACGGAAATGCTGCGGCAGGTGCGTGAAGTTGCCGAAATGGTGAACATCCATTCCGTGCGCCAGAAGCGCCAGCTCGGGCTGGGGCATGCGGTGCTGTGCGCCCGCGAAGTGGTGCATAACGAGCCTTTTGCCGTGATGGTGGGAGACGACCTGCAGTTCGGCATGGAGCCGGGAATCCAGCAGCTTATCAATGTGGCGGTGGCCGAAAGGCTGCCCGTGGTGGGGGTTATGGAAGTTCCGGCTGACAAAGTGAGCCGGTACGGCATTATTTCCGGCGAGGAAATCTCCCCCGGTATTTTCAGAGTGCACGATCTTGTGGAAAAGCCCGCCGTCAGCGAAGCTCCGTCGCGTCTTGCCATTGTGGGACGTTACATTCTGACTCCTGATATTTTCAAGGTGCTGGAGAATCTGTCTCCGGGGCATGGCGGCGAGATACAGCTCACCGACGGGCTTAAGGTGCTGGCACAGGGGCGCGGTCTGCTGGCTGTTAAACTGCGTGGTATGCGGTTTGACGCAGGCGACTGGGCTGAATATCTGACTGCCAACATATATTTTGCGTTGCAGGAGGAAGACCTGCGCGATGAACTGGTGGAGCGGCTGCGTCCTTTGCTTCCCTTCAAATGTTGA
- the glmM gene encoding phosphoglucosamine mutase, which translates to MTTRLFGTDGLRGQVNIYPMVPDMALRLGLAAGTFFRNGNKRHRVVIGKDTRLSGYVFEMALTSGLCAAGMDVFLVGPLPTPAVAFLTRNMRADLGVVISASHNPFHDNGIKFFDKDGFKLPDSQEDAITEMVLNQNHRWDYPEPERVGRAHKIQDAPGRYIVYLKNSFPSTLTLDGMKVVLDCANGANYRVAPLALEELGAEVIRIGTSPDGLNINHKCGSLYPELAAQRVRETGADIGLALDGDADRLIVVDEKGTVLDGDQIMAICAMDMMEKGRLPENRLVATVMSNMALEVFMKERGGSLLRTPVGDRHVVEAMRRTGAAMGGEQSGHLVFMEYGTTGDGLLAALQLLRIMREKNRPLSELAGLLTPFPQQLINVHVQRKIPFEQCPEIGRAVEQAEKELAGRGRVLLRYSGTESVARVMVEGEDDALVGRLAAGLAETLQQHLR; encoded by the coding sequence ATGACGACACGTCTTTTCGGAACTGACGGCCTGCGCGGGCAGGTAAATATATATCCCATGGTGCCGGATATGGCTCTTCGTCTGGGGCTGGCGGCCGGTACTTTTTTTCGCAACGGCAATAAGCGGCATCGGGTTGTTATTGGCAAAGACACGCGTCTTTCCGGCTATGTGTTTGAAATGGCGCTCACATCAGGTCTGTGCGCTGCCGGTATGGACGTTTTTCTGGTGGGACCCCTGCCTACGCCCGCCGTGGCGTTTCTTACCCGCAACATGCGGGCTGACCTCGGTGTTGTTATCTCGGCATCGCACAATCCCTTCCATGACAACGGCATAAAATTTTTTGATAAAGACGGATTCAAGCTGCCGGATTCGCAGGAAGATGCCATAACTGAAATGGTTCTTAACCAGAACCACCGCTGGGACTACCCGGAGCCGGAACGTGTGGGCAGAGCCCATAAGATTCAGGACGCACCCGGCCGGTACATAGTGTACCTGAAGAACAGCTTTCCCAGCACATTGACTCTGGACGGCATGAAGGTGGTGCTTGACTGCGCCAACGGCGCCAACTACCGCGTGGCTCCTCTGGCTCTGGAAGAGCTGGGTGCCGAAGTCATCAGAATAGGCACCAGTCCTGACGGGCTGAACATCAACCACAAATGCGGCTCGCTGTACCCCGAACTTGCCGCGCAGCGCGTGCGTGAAACGGGTGCGGATATCGGCCTTGCCCTTGATGGTGACGCGGACAGGCTGATTGTGGTGGATGAAAAAGGCACAGTGCTGGACGGTGACCAGATTATGGCCATATGTGCCATGGATATGATGGAAAAAGGCCGCCTGCCGGAAAACAGACTGGTGGCCACCGTCATGAGCAATATGGCGCTTGAGGTGTTTATGAAAGAGCGCGGCGGTTCGTTGCTGCGCACTCCCGTGGGCGACCGGCATGTGGTGGAAGCCATGCGCCGGACAGGTGCCGCCATGGGCGGTGAACAGTCCGGACACCTTGTTTTTATGGAATACGGAACCACCGGCGACGGCCTTTTGGCCGCCTTGCAGCTGCTCAGAATCATGCGCGAAAAGAACAGGCCGCTTTCAGAGCTTGCGGGGCTGCTTACACCGTTTCCGCAACAGCTCATCAACGTCCACGTCCAGCGCAAGATTCCCTTTGAACAGTGCCCCGAAATCGGCAGGGCCGTTGAGCAGGCCGAAAAAGAACTTGCCGGCCGCGGCCGGGTGTTGCTGCGCTATTCGGGTACCGAATCTGTGGCGCGGGTGATGGTGGAAGGTGAAGATGATGCTCTGGTGGGCAGACTGGCCGCCGGTCTGGCGGAAACCCTTCAGCAGCATCTGCGCTGA
- a CDS encoding CdaR family protein — MQRHWQFVLLSVFIATTLWFMVTGRERVETWVDMRIEMTGMPPDMIVLDGLPSKISARIRGPKGLIRGLNGREFSYPLDLSQLKQGENVISVLPDNIPLKGAFQVVEINPPRLQLQADSLITRTLPVEVLPQGALAPDVEIGALLPQPETVKVRGAQSLVSAIESVNATVRLSNGTMPKVADFPAVYTVPEGVEVTPPQGRVRVTTRLVTTEVVLKRKVSLELPEGIAGKLHSRYVTLTVQVPRSKAGSKEYLNAARVVLAVPDNIAPGRHALKYRLELPENALLVGAKPAALDISISGR, encoded by the coding sequence ATGCAGCGACACTGGCAATTTGTGCTGCTTTCGGTGTTCATCGCCACCACGCTCTGGTTTATGGTGACCGGCCGTGAACGGGTGGAAACCTGGGTGGACATGCGTATCGAAATGACCGGCATGCCGCCGGACATGATTGTTCTGGACGGCCTGCCCAGCAAGATAAGCGCACGCATACGCGGCCCCAAAGGGCTTATCCGCGGGCTGAACGGCCGCGAATTTTCGTATCCTCTGGATTTAAGCCAGTTGAAGCAGGGCGAGAATGTGATTTCCGTTCTGCCCGACAATATTCCGCTTAAAGGTGCATTTCAGGTGGTGGAAATCAACCCTCCGCGGTTGCAGCTGCAGGCGGATTCGCTGATTACCAGAACACTGCCGGTGGAAGTGCTTCCGCAGGGTGCTCTGGCGCCCGATGTTGAAATAGGCGCACTGCTTCCGCAGCCGGAAACCGTAAAAGTGCGCGGGGCACAGTCTCTGGTTTCCGCCATCGAGTCGGTCAATGCCACTGTACGGCTTTCAAACGGAACCATGCCCAAGGTTGCCGATTTTCCGGCGGTGTACACCGTACCCGAAGGCGTGGAAGTTACACCGCCGCAGGGCCGCGTGCGTGTGACCACAAGGCTGGTGACCACCGAGGTGGTTCTTAAGCGCAAGGTGTCGCTGGAACTGCCTGAAGGGATTGCGGGAAAGCTGCATAGCCGGTATGTAACCCTGACTGTGCAGGTGCCGCGCTCCAAGGCGGGAAGCAAGGAATACCTTAACGCCGCGCGCGTGGTGCTGGCTGTGCCCGACAACATCGCTCCGGGCAGGCATGCGCTTAAATACAGACTGGAACTGCCGGAAAATGCCCTGCTGGTCGGGGCGAAACCGGCTGCACTTGATATCAGCATAAGCGGCAGGTAG
- the cdaA gene encoding diadenylate cyclase CdaA produces the protein MTFWADLSITWRDVLDISLVSLLLYRVIVMIRGTRAVTAVYGLIILLLAYFLSQELSLYTLNWLLENFLGSLFLVIIILFQRDIRNALSAMGARSFFRRKVVADEAFSELVGTALYLAQRRIGALIVLEKNVPLGDMVGGGVRLDARLTKELLVTIFYPNTPLHDGAVIVRNNEIVAAGCILPLSQGVQERRDYGTRHRAAMGITEETDSVAVVVSEERGAVSVSVGGRLTGELDAVRLKRVLRNALEK, from the coding sequence ATGACTTTCTGGGCGGATCTGAGCATCACATGGCGGGATGTGCTCGACATCTCTCTGGTGTCTTTGCTGCTGTACCGTGTCATTGTGATGATACGGGGCACACGGGCGGTGACGGCCGTATACGGACTTATCATCCTGCTGCTGGCGTATTTTCTGTCGCAGGAACTCAGTCTGTACACGCTTAACTGGCTGCTCGAAAACTTCCTCGGTTCGCTGTTTCTTGTCATTATCATTCTGTTTCAGCGCGATATCCGCAATGCCCTCTCCGCCATGGGCGCGCGGAGTTTTTTCCGGCGCAAGGTTGTGGCCGACGAAGCGTTCAGCGAACTTGTGGGGACGGCTCTTTACCTTGCACAGCGGCGCATAGGGGCACTTATCGTGCTGGAAAAGAACGTACCGCTGGGCGACATGGTGGGCGGCGGTGTGCGTCTGGATGCCCGCCTGACCAAGGAATTGCTGGTCACCATTTTTTACCCCAACACGCCGCTGCATGACGGTGCTGTGATTGTGCGCAATAACGAGATTGTGGCTGCGGGCTGTATTCTGCCGCTTTCACAGGGCGTGCAGGAACGCAGAGACTACGGCACGCGGCACCGTGCCGCCATGGGCATAACGGAAGAAACAGATTCCGTGGCGGTTGTGGTTTCTGAAGAGCGGGGAGCAGTATCGGTGAGTGTGGGGGGCAGGCTGACGGGCGAACTGGACGCCGTAAGGTTGAAGCGCGTTCTCCGTAACGCTCTGGAGAAGTAG
- the folP gene encoding dihydropteroate synthase — translation MLPPIHWEIAGGRAIGPAPFFIFGIVNVTPDSFYDGGRHDGPDSAVSHALQLAEQGAHVLDIGGESSRPYADPVSQEDEIRRVLPVVKALRDRTGGNGLPWALSVDTYKSGTAAAVLEAGAGIINDISACSFDPALKDVIAQYKPGYVLMHSPGRPETMQDKPAYGNVVEEILDFFEKKLKELVVAGVPEQRIILDPGIGFGKLLEHNLDILRHIDRFMSLGRPVMGALSNKSMFGQLLGLAADERQNATQAATALLAARGVRFHRVHEVRLAAQTLNLAAELYNA, via the coding sequence ATGCTTCCCCCCATCCATTGGGAAATAGCGGGGGGCAGAGCCATCGGGCCTGCCCCCTTTTTCATTTTCGGTATTGTGAATGTCACCCCTGATTCTTTTTATGACGGCGGCAGACATGACGGACCGGACAGTGCTGTGTCTCATGCCCTGCAACTGGCGGAACAGGGCGCACATGTGCTGGATATCGGCGGTGAATCATCGCGCCCTTATGCCGACCCTGTATCGCAGGAAGATGAAATCCGGCGGGTGCTGCCCGTGGTGAAGGCCCTGAGGGACCGCACCGGCGGCAACGGCCTGCCTTGGGCGCTTTCCGTCGATACCTACAAAAGCGGCACGGCCGCAGCCGTGCTGGAGGCCGGTGCCGGTATTATCAACGATATTTCCGCCTGCTCTTTTGACCCCGCTCTGAAAGACGTCATCGCGCAGTACAAACCGGGCTATGTGCTGATGCACAGCCCCGGCCGCCCGGAAACCATGCAGGACAAACCGGCATATGGAAATGTGGTCGAGGAAATTCTGGACTTTTTCGAGAAAAAGCTGAAAGAATTGGTCGTGGCCGGTGTACCGGAGCAACGCATCATTCTTGATCCCGGTATCGGTTTCGGCAAGCTGCTGGAGCACAATCTGGACATTCTGCGCCACATCGACAGATTTATGTCGCTGGGGCGGCCGGTCATGGGAGCATTGTCCAACAAATCCATGTTCGGGCAGTTGCTGGGGCTGGCTGCCGATGAAAGACAGAATGCCACGCAGGCAGCAACGGCGCTGCTGGCGGCGCGGGGTGTGCGTTTTCACAGGGTGCATGAGGTGCGGCTTGCGGCACAGACCCTTAACCTGGCTGCGGAACTGTACAACGCATAG